From a single Methanofollis sp. W23 genomic region:
- the mcrC gene encoding methyl-coenzyme M reductase I operon protein C has protein sequence MPIGRVTQVVDCRESMGMGKGGGLAQRGTISECRSPDVIVVGMSPGRRHVTKPVCDITSALRREGVEFSVSTLVLNAGSGVPPDAPGIAGSVLGAYFGLTPQEIEQIEEHKVAILHHGNVRSHVVQKVRFILEHVDVKAVVVSQCPIDYEDLAKEGVKTALVMPPPDRVKTRGTVEAIVSGITRGQTPTREKMAEVISTVTRLMKEQNPR, from the coding sequence ATGCCGATCGGAAGGGTAACCCAGGTAGTGGACTGCAGAGAGAGTATGGGCATGGGCAAAGGCGGAGGCCTTGCCCAGCGAGGGACCATTTCAGAATGCCGCAGCCCCGACGTGATCGTCGTCGGGATGTCGCCAGGACGCAGGCATGTGACAAAGCCGGTCTGCGACATCACGTCCGCCCTGAGAAGAGAAGGGGTGGAGTTCTCGGTGAGCACGCTCGTGCTGAACGCGGGGAGCGGTGTTCCTCCTGATGCCCCCGGAATTGCGGGGTCAGTCCTTGGCGCCTACTTCGGGCTCACCCCCCAGGAGATCGAGCAGATCGAAGAGCATAAGGTCGCGATTCTCCACCACGGGAACGTCAGGTCCCATGTGGTACAGAAGGTCAGGTTCATCCTGGAGCATGTCGACGTCAAGGCGGTCGTCGTCTCCCAGTGCCCGATCGATTATGAGGATCTCGCAAAAGAGGGCGTCAAGACCGCCCTCGTCATGCCACCGCCCGATAGGGTCAAGACCAGGGGAACCGTCGAGGCGATCGTCTCCGGGATCACCCGTGGCCAGACCCCTACAAGGGAAAAGATGGCTGAAGTCATCTCAACCGTTACCAGATTGATGAAAGAACAAAACCCAAGGTGA
- the mcrG gene encoding coenzyme-B sulfoethylthiotransferase subunit gamma produces MAYKPQFGPGTTVVAENRRKQMNPDYQLEKLREVTDEDIVLILGHRAPGAAYPTAHPPLAEQQEPACPIRKIVEPTEGAKAGDRVRYIQFADSMFNAPCQPYQRTYSECYRFRGIDPGTLSGRQIVECRERDLEGYSKELINTEVFDPARTGIRGATVHGHSLRLAEDGMMFDMLQRCVLGDDGVVRYVKNQIGEPLDRAVEVGKPMDEAWLKTHTTMFHSLAGTGFREDQEYVEYVQRIHSLRTKYGFMPKEE; encoded by the coding sequence ATGGCATATAAACCACAGTTCGGACCGGGCACCACTGTCGTCGCCGAGAACCGGCGCAAGCAGATGAACCCGGACTACCAGCTTGAGAAGCTGCGTGAAGTAACTGACGAGGACATCGTCCTGATCCTTGGCCACCGCGCCCCTGGTGCGGCCTATCCAACGGCCCACCCGCCCCTGGCCGAGCAGCAGGAACCCGCATGTCCGATCAGAAAGATCGTCGAGCCGACCGAGGGCGCAAAGGCCGGCGACCGCGTCCGCTATATCCAGTTTGCGGACTCCATGTTCAACGCACCCTGTCAGCCGTACCAGAGGACATACAGTGAGTGCTACCGCTTCCGCGGCATCGACCCGGGCACCCTCTCTGGCCGCCAGATTGTCGAGTGCCGCGAGCGCGACCTGGAAGGATATTCCAAGGAACTGATCAACACCGAGGTCTTTGACCCGGCCAGGACCGGTATCCGCGGTGCGACCGTGCACGGCCACTCCCTCCGTCTTGCAGAGGACGGTATGATGTTCGACATGCTCCAGCGCTGCGTCCTCGGCGACGACGGCGTCGTCAGGTATGTCAAGAACCAGATCGGTGAGCCTCTCGACCGTGCAGTCGAGGTCGGCAAGCCGATGGACGAGGCCTGGCTGAAGACGCACACCACCATGTTCCACTCCCTCGCAGGGACCGGGTTCCGCGAGGACCAGGAATATGTCGAGTATGTGCAGCGGATCCACTCGCTGAGAACGAAGTACGGCTTCATGCCGAAGGAGGAGTGA